A window of the Mus pahari chromosome 1, PAHARI_EIJ_v1.1, whole genome shotgun sequence genome harbors these coding sequences:
- the LOC110334749 gene encoding sialic acid-binding Ig-like lectin 13 isoform X2 — protein MLLPRLLPLLWVFKWASGNCFILPREVIGTYPSLTLELESVTVQEGLCVLVPCHLVEYPRNRWSDADFGYWFHEGENTHADSLVATNNPHRPVQKELQSRFHLSGGCSLDIRDAQKGDNGSYFFRLEKEGKTWNFCEERISVHVTDNSQNSTVHVSGRVGPGKPRPLADVVQVAMGEAAIKFLLLGICFFFLSMRSHRKRVERPATNMDQADAVMD, from the exons ATGCTGCTGCCCCGACTGCTGCCCTTGCTCTGGGTGTTTAAGTGGGCATCTGGAAACTGCTTTATTCTCCCTAGAGAGGTCATAGGTACATATCCGTCACTGACACTGGAGTTAGAGTCTGTGACGGTGCAGGAGGGTCTGTGCGTCCTTGTGCCCTGCCACCTCGTTGAGTACCCCAGGAACAGGTGGTCAGACGCTGACTTTGGGTACTGGTTCCATGAAGGGGAAAATACACACGCTGACTCTCTGGTGGCTACAAACAACCCACATCGACCAGTGCAGAAGGAGCTGCAGAGCCGATTCCACCTCTCTGGGGGCTGCTCCTTGGACATCAGAGATGCGCAAAAGGGTGACAACGGTTCTTACTTCTTCAGACTGGAAAAAGAAGGCAAAACGTGGAATTTCTGTGAGGAGAGGATCTCTGTGCATGTGACAG atAATTCACAGAACTCCACAGTCCATGTCTCTGGAAGAGTTGGTCCAG GGAAACCAAGACCCCTGGCAGATGTGGTGCAGGTAGCCATGGGAGAAGCAGCTATCAAGTTTCTGCTTCTTGGgatctgcttcttcttcctcag CATGAGATCCCATAGGAAGAGAGTGGAGAGACCAGCAACAAACATGGATCAGGCAGACGCTGTCATGGATTAG
- the LOC110334749 gene encoding myeloid cell surface antigen CD33-like isoform X1: MLLPRLLPLLWVFKWASGNCFILPREVIGTYPSLTLELESVTVQEGLCVLVPCHLVEYPRNRWSDADFGYWFHEGENTHADSLVATNNPHRPVQKELQSRFHLSGGCSLDIRDAQKGDNGSYFFRLEKEGKTWNFCEERISVHVTDLTHTPNISIPQTLELGRPADVMCSVPWACERGTPPIFSWMSAALISLGPTTTLSSVLTLTPRLQDHGTNLTCQVTFPATGVTVQKTVQLNVIYNSQNSTVHVSGRVGPGKPRPLADVVQVAMGEAAIKFLLLGICFFFLSMRSHRKRVERPATNMDQADAVMD; encoded by the exons ATGCTGCTGCCCCGACTGCTGCCCTTGCTCTGGGTGTTTAAGTGGGCATCTGGAAACTGCTTTATTCTCCCTAGAGAGGTCATAGGTACATATCCGTCACTGACACTGGAGTTAGAGTCTGTGACGGTGCAGGAGGGTCTGTGCGTCCTTGTGCCCTGCCACCTCGTTGAGTACCCCAGGAACAGGTGGTCAGACGCTGACTTTGGGTACTGGTTCCATGAAGGGGAAAATACACACGCTGACTCTCTGGTGGCTACAAACAACCCACATCGACCAGTGCAGAAGGAGCTGCAGAGCCGATTCCACCTCTCTGGGGGCTGCTCCTTGGACATCAGAGATGCGCAAAAGGGTGACAACGGTTCTTACTTCTTCAGACTGGAAAAAGAAGGCAAAACGTGGAATTTCTGTGAGGAGAGGATCTCTGTGCATGTGACAG ACCTCACTCACACCCCCAACATCAGCATCCCACAGACACTGGAGCTTGGCCGTCCCGCCGATGTGATGTGCTCTGTGCCCTGGGCTTGTGAACGGGGAACACCCCCCATCTTTTCCTGGATGTCAGCTGCCCTCATATCCCTGGGCCCCACGACCACGCTCTCCTCAGTGCTGACCCTCACTCCCAGGCTCCAGGACCATGGAACCAACCTCACCTGTCAGGTGACCTTCCCTGCAACTGGTGTGACTGTTCAAAAGACTGTCCAGCTCAATGTCATCT atAATTCACAGAACTCCACAGTCCATGTCTCTGGAAGAGTTGGTCCAG GGAAACCAAGACCCCTGGCAGATGTGGTGCAGGTAGCCATGGGAGAAGCAGCTATCAAGTTTCTGCTTCTTGGgatctgcttcttcttcctcag CATGAGATCCCATAGGAAGAGAGTGGAGAGACCAGCAACAAACATGGATCAGGCAGACGCTGTCATGGATTAG